From Rhizobium sp. 007, one genomic window encodes:
- a CDS encoding ABC transporter substrate-binding protein codes for MFNRTIRWLGLARGLAMVSIAPAQAETTIEVLHAWPGDHGNYQPLADAFMKAHPGVRVEFRVSPPDYNEANLVVTRNAMTGNLPDVYFSGFSVLRPLVTTLKSRGQAVPLTPFIGAESKEWLEQNYSPAILSLGQVDGVQYGIPFNASTPIVYYNADLVKKAGADPDHFPSDWEGVIALARKINALGGDVCGMNYSVGSVESDWLWQAAILERGGAMLTKDEKAVGYDNILGLETLRFLRHIAEAADMDVATSQNSYKELFFAGKLGFYITSPSSVRSFMQTIGDRFAMRTAPYPLTDRVSGRLPSGGNAAVILAKDPEKQKLAWEFVKFVTGPEAPARITETTGYMPTNKKAAALLAPFYSSNPNYRTAATQAEIAGPWYAYPGSNGVEIWRAQRNVIDLVQRGKLSPEDGLKRIATKTADLLK; via the coding sequence ATGTTCAATCGTACAATCAGATGGCTCGGCCTGGCCAGGGGCCTTGCGATGGTGTCGATCGCGCCTGCGCAGGCGGAAACGACAATCGAGGTCCTCCACGCCTGGCCCGGGGACCACGGTAACTACCAGCCGCTCGCTGATGCATTCATGAAAGCTCATCCCGGCGTCAGGGTCGAGTTCCGGGTTTCCCCGCCTGATTACAACGAAGCGAACCTTGTCGTCACCCGGAATGCCATGACCGGCAACCTGCCGGACGTCTACTTCTCGGGATTTTCGGTGCTGCGCCCTCTCGTGACGACATTGAAGTCTCGCGGGCAGGCAGTTCCTCTAACGCCGTTTATCGGCGCCGAAAGTAAAGAATGGCTGGAGCAGAATTACTCGCCCGCCATTCTCTCTTTGGGCCAAGTCGATGGCGTTCAATACGGCATTCCCTTCAATGCCTCCACGCCGATCGTCTATTACAACGCGGACCTTGTAAAGAAAGCTGGAGCCGACCCCGACCACTTCCCGTCCGATTGGGAAGGTGTGATTGCGTTGGCGCGCAAGATTAATGCGCTTGGTGGAGACGTCTGCGGAATGAACTATTCCGTCGGATCCGTCGAGAGTGATTGGCTCTGGCAGGCAGCGATTCTCGAGCGTGGCGGCGCCATGCTTACCAAGGATGAGAAGGCGGTCGGATACGACAACATTCTTGGTCTCGAAACGTTGCGGTTTCTGCGCCACATCGCGGAGGCGGCTGACATGGATGTTGCGACGTCGCAAAACTCCTACAAGGAACTGTTCTTTGCTGGGAAGCTCGGCTTCTACATAACCTCGCCTTCTTCTGTTCGCTCTTTCATGCAGACGATCGGCGACCGCTTCGCGATGCGAACTGCGCCTTATCCACTTACTGACAGGGTGAGCGGCCGCCTTCCTTCGGGTGGAAATGCGGCGGTGATTCTCGCAAAGGATCCTGAGAAGCAAAAACTAGCCTGGGAGTTCGTGAAATTCGTTACAGGACCGGAGGCACCAGCTCGGATCACTGAAACCACCGGTTACATGCCGACGAACAAGAAAGCCGCTGCCCTATTGGCGCCGTTCTATTCCTCCAACCCAAACTACCGCACTGCTGCCACACAAGCAGAAATTGCTGGGCCTTGGTATGCGTATCCCGGTTCAAACGGTGTTGAGATCTGGCGCGCTCAGCGCAACGTGATCGACCTCGTTCAACGCGGAAAACTATCGCCAGAAGACGGTTTAAAACGCATCGCTACAAAGACGGCCGATCTTCTGAAATGA
- a CDS encoding carbohydrate ABC transporter permease yields the protein MILSSIRDPAEIFDVSRMFLPRSLAIEENYGRVLSETPVLSFMLNGIIVCTLILAAQVATALPCAYAIAKLRFHGKRPLLALVVLALLVPFQAIALPIFLGLSWIQALDTYFALVAPFLVSPLAILLFSQFLRAFPDEVIEAARLDRCSHTTILLRIILPASMPVIAAFSVFSVTYHWNDLYWPLIAISSADLAPPTLGILFFRDADGGDSYGSLMAAATLITIPLALVFLIAQRHFVEGITMGAIK from the coding sequence ATGATCCTCAGTTCCATACGTGACCCGGCTGAGATCTTCGACGTTTCGCGAATGTTTCTGCCGCGCAGTCTTGCCATCGAGGAGAACTACGGACGTGTGCTTTCGGAGACGCCCGTTCTCTCTTTTATGCTGAATGGCATTATCGTGTGCACTCTCATACTAGCTGCGCAAGTCGCCACGGCGCTTCCTTGCGCTTACGCTATCGCCAAACTCCGCTTCCACGGGAAAAGGCCTCTGTTAGCGTTGGTGGTGCTCGCGCTCCTGGTCCCGTTTCAGGCGATCGCGTTGCCGATCTTCTTGGGGCTCTCCTGGATACAGGCACTGGACACCTATTTCGCGCTGGTCGCCCCTTTTCTCGTCTCCCCCTTGGCGATCCTGCTTTTCAGCCAGTTTCTGCGCGCCTTCCCGGACGAGGTTATTGAGGCCGCACGTCTTGACCGCTGTTCGCACACGACGATCCTGCTTCGCATCATCCTGCCTGCATCGATGCCCGTAATTGCAGCCTTCAGTGTATTCTCGGTAACCTACCACTGGAACGACCTTTATTGGCCACTGATTGCGATCTCGTCGGCGGATCTTGCGCCGCCAACGCTCGGCATCCTGTTCTTCCGTGATGCTGACGGTGGTGACTCCTACGGCTCTCTCATGGCTGCCGCGACGCTGATCACCATTCCTCTTGCGCTTGTCTTTCTCATCGCCCAGCGCCACTTTGTCGAGGGCATCACGATGGGTGCAATCAAGTAG
- a CDS encoding ParA family protein, protein MPLCISAVSGKGGAGKTTAAILIAGEYALQGKRVLLVDADGRQNLQEWWKRCEAKDNLPDNIELITAARQTTVQQVLENEAHKFDVVLMDTPGQDTVLKDTIIAGSHIVLTPIQPNQDEIKAAGQAATDTANISDKVGRMIPHANFVTRITLPARMLEAYRLIRPFVQNLKEGGYDSYLLDTELMERNCYREIRNGYGTLQMLELTNPVKKARAEVMSLVQNIEGLLLGQKEVAANG, encoded by the coding sequence ATGCCATTGTGCATTTCGGCCGTGAGCGGCAAAGGTGGAGCTGGGAAGACTACGGCGGCAATCTTGATCGCCGGGGAATATGCGCTTCAGGGAAAGCGTGTCCTTCTAGTTGATGCAGACGGCCGCCAAAATCTGCAGGAATGGTGGAAGCGCTGTGAGGCAAAGGACAACCTGCCTGATAACATCGAGCTCATAACCGCTGCCCGTCAAACCACCGTCCAGCAGGTCCTGGAAAACGAAGCGCACAAGTTCGACGTCGTTTTGATGGACACGCCCGGTCAGGACACCGTACTAAAAGATACCATTATCGCCGGGTCCCATATTGTGCTGACGCCGATTCAGCCGAACCAAGATGAGATTAAGGCGGCGGGACAAGCCGCGACCGACACGGCCAATATCTCCGACAAAGTAGGGCGGATGATCCCGCACGCCAATTTTGTCACCAGGATCACGTTGCCAGCCAGAATGCTGGAAGCGTATCGGCTGATCAGACCGTTTGTGCAGAATCTAAAGGAAGGTGGCTACGACTCCTACCTGCTCGACACCGAACTCATGGAGCGCAATTGCTACCGCGAAATTCGAAACGGTTACGGGACTCTGCAAATGCTGGAACTCACGAATCCGGTGAAAAAAGCGAGAGCGGAAGTAATGAGCCTAGTTCAGAACATCGAAGGACTGCTCTTGGGACAGAAAGAGGTAGCGGCCAATGGCTAA
- the mobC gene encoding plasmid mobilization relaxosome protein MobC: MSDGKFNTPLEPVKKDRTVHVRVSGDEHAAIENAAEVAKMTVSSFFRSLLLEGAGVRPILTGDDRLVMAALLEDMRMIGINLNQVARALNSGRGVHPSELNINLENVQRIQAAVMSELRSLSRRAGYQRRGEK; the protein is encoded by the coding sequence ATGAGCGACGGGAAATTCAACACTCCTTTGGAGCCGGTGAAGAAAGATCGAACCGTGCATGTCCGCGTGTCGGGCGACGAACATGCGGCGATCGAGAACGCCGCCGAGGTAGCTAAGATGACCGTATCCAGCTTTTTCCGGTCATTGCTGTTGGAGGGCGCAGGCGTCCGGCCGATCCTAACGGGGGATGACCGCCTGGTGATGGCGGCTTTGCTCGAAGACATGCGGATGATCGGAATCAACCTCAATCAGGTTGCAAGGGCGCTCAACAGTGGCCGGGGCGTCCATCCAAGCGAGCTGAATATCAACCTCGAAAACGTGCAACGCATTCAGGCGGCGGTGATGAGCGAGCTTCGCTCTCTATCGCGACGGGCTGGTTATCAGCGTCGAGGGGAGAAGTAG
- a CDS encoding conjugal transfer protein TraA, with the protein MEIFFGAFTGEWEQRRAALLHEMTSGGRGAAAEEEMRKRLKQLSQLGAAGGGGGAGGASGGRGPASKGRGAPLARVAPATVVARPMEARLAAVAKGSQPAVVKMASYGGGARVGAMLNYVSRSGELKVEDENGRILEGREELARVRGDWDHLFQNRAESRDIGSFSVEITGSMLASDDALHELVRSTLSSGFGDRRYAYAVEKREDGSVSVQGLLVLRSGQGERLTGDAKAAGIIQGRYDASAVASEAGATFSFQGYGNGVEFGAIRLRGLVDQYQEVRDDRGRPISDEQAAGDLIQKEWRGELHSRKSRDVMHVIMSARAGTDVAAFEGAARDFLAHQFAGHRYVFAMHDPTSDPKEAGEGGKRPHVHAHAIIAMKSDAGDRIETTPAVFREWRSVMAEKAREHGIEMEMTDRREFANPPAFTRTQVRPVSRNGRTEHVGTSEPAQARYDAKRSGRRTIAKSDRSRQYIIKAQESWQKVAMASGDRQTVAYAIQHREYLAAGLSAAMKDASVNVIHADFGSNFRANLITLQEMVLEGQELRETSRAEFEAYEKKVETALFKLERTVAPDDRADFDEVAGLARDFVNQKRELVELYEQRREASAEQGDQDAGKEPRDAVNDAWDAAVVKHGEAVVVAGNEAMVDVDHYREGLDRIEAGELSAEGKEAMQAGLDQAMERAAQMAIEGNCYLREVAKQDHDLQRAIDQADNNVPSRNDDREEVIKGVQAVIVERIDRLDERLNNQDSPNFISEDSYAIRGEASAERQFLSDMSAQLDRLGAGEILDLSRTEVDYGYDDEDAYSARMSGLEYEPEIERDRREHEGHVESVAPQLEQLKAHGVTVETSFRVVEPTRIDEASYLAEMHKEFDPDAEPDRQDDAREAHELASTVNATNRLQDRLNKESEADQRSGDTTQTDPAQQHVPRLEELEREQIEQRERDRDDRDR; encoded by the coding sequence TTGGAAATCTTCTTCGGCGCGTTCACCGGCGAATGGGAGCAGCGACGCGCAGCGCTGTTGCATGAGATGACGTCAGGTGGACGTGGTGCCGCGGCTGAGGAAGAAATGCGGAAGCGTCTGAAGCAGTTGTCTCAACTCGGTGCTGCAGGTGGCGGCGGAGGCGCAGGCGGCGCTTCCGGTGGTCGTGGACCCGCGTCGAAGGGCAGGGGCGCTCCTCTAGCGCGGGTGGCGCCGGCGACAGTGGTTGCCCGACCGATGGAGGCGCGGCTAGCGGCCGTCGCAAAGGGAAGCCAGCCAGCAGTTGTCAAAATGGCGTCTTATGGGGGCGGAGCCCGCGTAGGGGCGATGTTGAACTACGTGTCCCGATCAGGAGAGCTGAAGGTTGAGGACGAAAACGGCAGGATCCTTGAGGGCCGCGAGGAATTGGCCCGGGTGCGCGGTGATTGGGATCATCTTTTCCAGAACCGCGCCGAAAGTCGCGACATCGGGAGCTTCAGCGTTGAGATAACGGGCTCTATGCTTGCATCCGACGATGCTTTGCACGAGTTGGTGCGGAGCACCTTATCGAGCGGCTTTGGCGATCGTCGCTATGCCTATGCGGTTGAGAAACGTGAGGACGGTTCAGTATCGGTTCAAGGCCTATTGGTGCTCAGAAGCGGGCAGGGGGAGCGGCTGACAGGAGACGCCAAAGCGGCTGGCATCATCCAGGGACGGTATGACGCCAGTGCCGTCGCCAGCGAGGCCGGTGCGACCTTCTCGTTTCAAGGGTACGGGAATGGCGTCGAGTTCGGCGCCATCCGTTTGCGTGGTCTGGTCGACCAGTATCAGGAAGTTCGCGACGATCGGGGTCGGCCGATATCTGACGAACAGGCGGCAGGGGATCTGATACAAAAGGAATGGCGCGGCGAGCTGCACAGCCGAAAGAGCCGCGACGTGATGCACGTCATCATGTCGGCGCGGGCCGGAACGGACGTAGCGGCTTTCGAGGGTGCCGCGCGCGATTTTCTAGCGCACCAGTTCGCGGGCCATCGTTATGTTTTCGCTATGCACGATCCTACCAGCGACCCGAAAGAGGCAGGGGAGGGGGGTAAGCGACCGCACGTTCATGCGCATGCGATCATCGCCATGAAATCGGATGCCGGCGATCGCATAGAGACGACTCCAGCCGTGTTTCGCGAATGGCGATCGGTCATGGCCGAAAAGGCGCGGGAGCACGGCATTGAAATGGAAATGACTGATCGGCGCGAGTTTGCCAATCCGCCCGCCTTCACGCGGACGCAGGTTCGGCCAGTGAGCCGCAACGGTCGCACGGAGCATGTCGGGACGAGCGAGCCGGCGCAGGCGCGGTATGACGCCAAGCGCAGCGGCCGACGCACGATCGCAAAAAGCGACAGGAGCCGGCAATACATCATAAAGGCGCAGGAATCGTGGCAGAAGGTCGCCATGGCGAGTGGAGATCGTCAGACCGTTGCCTATGCTATACAGCACCGAGAATACTTAGCAGCCGGGCTTTCGGCGGCAATGAAGGACGCCAGCGTCAATGTCATTCACGCAGATTTCGGATCGAATTTCCGCGCCAATTTGATTACATTGCAGGAAATGGTTTTGGAGGGTCAAGAGTTGCGCGAGACGTCACGAGCAGAGTTCGAGGCTTATGAGAAGAAGGTGGAAACGGCGTTGTTCAAGCTGGAGCGCACCGTGGCCCCAGATGACCGAGCCGACTTTGATGAGGTGGCGGGCTTGGCCCGAGATTTCGTGAACCAAAAGCGTGAGCTGGTCGAACTATACGAGCAACGTAGAGAGGCCTCAGCGGAGCAGGGCGACCAAGACGCGGGCAAAGAACCCCGAGATGCGGTCAATGACGCATGGGATGCAGCGGTCGTGAAACACGGTGAGGCTGTCGTCGTGGCCGGCAACGAAGCCATGGTGGACGTCGACCACTACCGCGAGGGGCTTGACCGGATCGAGGCTGGTGAGTTATCGGCCGAGGGCAAGGAGGCAATGCAGGCCGGGCTTGATCAAGCGATGGAGCGAGCCGCGCAAATGGCGATCGAAGGCAACTGCTATCTGCGAGAGGTTGCCAAGCAGGACCATGATCTGCAACGGGCGATCGATCAGGCGGACAACAATGTCCCGTCGCGGAACGATGACCGCGAAGAGGTCATCAAAGGAGTGCAGGCCGTGATAGTCGAGCGTATTGATCGACTTGATGAGCGTTTGAACAATCAGGATTCGCCAAATTTCATCTCAGAGGATAGCTACGCGATAAGAGGCGAGGCTAGTGCCGAACGCCAATTCCTCTCGGATATGAGTGCTCAGCTCGATAGGCTCGGAGCAGGTGAGATTCTTGATCTCTCGCGGACCGAGGTTGACTATGGTTACGATGATGAGGACGCGTATTCGGCGCGCATGAGCGGGCTCGAATATGAGCCCGAGATCGAAAGGGATAGGCGAGAGCATGAGGGCCATGTCGAAAGTGTTGCTCCTCAATTGGAGCAACTGAAAGCGCATGGCGTTACCGTCGAGACCAGCTTCAGGGTCGTCGAACCGACGCGGATTGATGAAGCCTCCTATCTCGCTGAGATGCACAAAGAGTTTGACCCCGATGCTGAGCCCGACCGTCAGGACGATGCTCGGGAGGCCCACGAGCTGGCGTCGACGGTTAATGCTACAAATCGCCTGCAAGATCGTCTAAATAAAGAGAGTGAAGCTGATCAGCGCAGCGGAGATACAACACAGACTGACCCCGCCCAACAGCACGTTCCTCGCCTCGAGGAGCTTGAACGGGAACAAATAGAACAGAGGGAACGCGACCGCGACGATCGGGACCGTTAA
- a CDS encoding helix-turn-helix transcriptional regulator: MRNQFGSRIRLQRTLIGLSQTTLAEGLGITFQQVQKYEKGTNRVGSSRLQAIANILGVPVAWFFEEGPGGSSNPLEPKLGAGREITQFLISVEGLALNRAFVKIEDGKIRRKLVDLVKTLAKESSE; the protein is encoded by the coding sequence CTGCGCAACCAATTTGGCAGCCGCATCCGCTTGCAACGCACGCTTATAGGGTTGAGCCAAACGACGCTGGCAGAAGGGCTCGGCATCACCTTCCAGCAGGTGCAGAAATACGAGAAGGGCACAAATCGTGTCGGCTCTAGCCGCCTGCAGGCCATCGCAAACATTCTCGGCGTCCCGGTTGCCTGGTTTTTCGAGGAGGGGCCAGGGGGCTCTTCCAATCCGCTGGAGCCGAAGCTGGGAGCCGGCAGGGAAATCACGCAGTTCCTGATTTCCGTCGAGGGGCTGGCTCTCAATCGCGCCTTTGTGAAGATTGAGGACGGCAAGATCCGACGGAAGCTCGTCGACCTGGTGAAAACGCTGGCAAAAGAGTCTTCGGAGTAA
- a CDS encoding type IV secretory system conjugative DNA transfer family protein, with amino-acid sequence MTKELQALYLLFCVGIAFVVWMLGYGLGLQLFYKDGRVLETTITSNPFVPIQQFWIYRSSPALQKVALGSMVPALIVAGLVAYIGLKPTSSPLGDAAFQDIASLRRGKWFRKHGHIFGRRGRNILRTKDDRHHLIIGPTRSGKGAGYVIPNALMHEGSMIVTDLKGEVFKATAGYRRQNGSQVFLFAPGSEKTNRYNPLDFVRTERGNRTTDIQNIAGILVPENTESENSVWQATAQQVLAGVISYITESPFYRDRRNLGEVNSFFNSGVDLQALMKYIKEKEPSLSKFTLESFNSYIALSERAAASALMDIQKAMRPFKNERIVAATNVTDMDLRAMKRRPMSIYLAPNITDITLLRPLLTLFVQQVMDILTLEHDPNSLPVYFLLDEFRQLKRMDEIMTKLPYVAGYNIKLAFIIQDLKNLDEIYGETSRHSLLGNCGYQLVLGANDQATAEYASRALGKRTIRYQSESRTIELMGLPRRTKVEQIRERDLMMPQEVRQMPENKMILLIEGQRPIFGEKLRFFKTNPFKSAEEFSQANIPQVPEVEYLLPKAVPATTPEYAKGGVPSIEITSPAPTKEKQPAAAAIITSAPAKQDATVAEEETTTTAKRTVNKKALQPKPKPATAKADATGSASLAAMEARIRAIEEGLMPKAAQLKATVEAKVEKLGDKSPGARRNFMDIFNTTVPDPVEVGVAAV; translated from the coding sequence GTGACCAAGGAGCTCCAAGCCCTCTATCTGCTCTTTTGCGTCGGGATAGCTTTCGTTGTCTGGATGCTTGGCTACGGCCTGGGTCTTCAGCTCTTCTACAAGGATGGACGGGTTCTCGAAACGACGATCACGAGCAACCCGTTTGTTCCAATTCAGCAGTTCTGGATTTATCGCTCAAGCCCTGCCCTGCAGAAGGTTGCGCTTGGTTCGATGGTGCCGGCACTGATCGTCGCCGGCCTGGTCGCATACATCGGCCTGAAGCCGACGAGCAGCCCCTTGGGCGACGCGGCGTTTCAGGACATCGCCTCGCTTCGGCGTGGCAAATGGTTCCGCAAACACGGCCATATCTTTGGCCGCAGAGGGCGCAACATTCTCCGCACGAAGGACGATCGGCATCATTTGATCATCGGTCCGACGCGCTCCGGTAAGGGCGCGGGCTATGTCATCCCCAATGCGCTCATGCACGAAGGCTCGATGATCGTCACTGACCTAAAAGGCGAGGTTTTCAAGGCAACCGCGGGCTATCGCCGACAGAACGGCAGCCAGGTCTTCCTATTCGCGCCGGGCTCGGAAAAGACCAATCGCTATAATCCGCTCGATTTCGTCCGGACGGAACGGGGAAATCGCACCACTGACATCCAAAACATCGCCGGCATTTTGGTGCCCGAAAACACGGAATCGGAAAACTCCGTTTGGCAAGCGACGGCGCAACAAGTCCTTGCCGGCGTCATCAGCTACATCACCGAAAGCCCCTTCTATCGGGATCGCCGGAACCTCGGCGAGGTCAATTCCTTCTTCAACAGCGGCGTCGATCTGCAGGCGCTGATGAAGTACATTAAGGAAAAAGAACCCTCCCTGTCCAAGTTCACACTTGAGAGCTTCAATTCCTATATCGCTCTATCCGAACGCGCGGCCGCTTCCGCGCTTATGGATATCCAGAAGGCCATGCGGCCATTTAAAAATGAGCGGATCGTCGCGGCAACCAATGTCACCGACATGGATTTGCGCGCGATGAAGCGTCGGCCGATGTCGATCTATCTGGCGCCGAACATCACCGACATAACCCTGCTTCGCCCTCTCCTCACCCTGTTCGTACAGCAAGTGATGGACATCCTCACTCTGGAGCACGATCCCAATTCTCTTCCGGTCTATTTCCTCCTCGACGAGTTCCGGCAGTTGAAGCGGATGGACGAAATCATGACGAAGCTGCCCTATGTGGCCGGCTATAACATCAAGCTCGCCTTCATCATCCAGGACCTGAAAAACCTGGATGAGATCTACGGCGAAACCTCCCGGCATTCTCTGCTCGGCAATTGCGGCTATCAGCTCGTCCTCGGCGCCAACGACCAGGCCACGGCGGAATACGCCTCGCGAGCGCTTGGAAAACGCACGATCCGCTATCAGTCGGAATCTCGCACGATCGAGCTGATGGGCCTACCTCGCCGCACGAAAGTAGAGCAGATTCGCGAGCGCGATCTGATGATGCCGCAGGAAGTCCGGCAAATGCCGGAGAACAAGATGATCCTGCTCATCGAAGGGCAAAGACCGATCTTCGGGGAAAAGCTTCGATTCTTCAAAACGAACCCGTTCAAATCGGCTGAAGAATTTTCGCAGGCCAATATCCCGCAGGTGCCGGAGGTCGAATATCTACTCCCGAAAGCCGTTCCTGCAACCACTCCGGAGTATGCGAAGGGCGGAGTTCCTTCCATCGAAATAACCTCGCCGGCGCCCACAAAAGAAAAGCAGCCGGCCGCGGCCGCGATCATTACGTCTGCTCCGGCAAAGCAGGACGCGACCGTAGCCGAGGAGGAAACGACTACCACCGCCAAACGAACCGTCAACAAAAAGGCGTTGCAGCCCAAGCCGAAGCCGGCGACTGCGAAGGCTGATGCGACAGGATCCGCCAGCCTTGCCGCCATGGAAGCTCGGATAAGAGCGATTGAGGAGGGCCTGATGCCAAAGGCTGCGCAGCTCAAAGCAACTGTCGAAGCGAAAGTCGAAAAGCTCGGCGACAAATCACCAGGCGCGCGCCGCAATTTCATGGACATCTTCAACACGACGGTTCCTGATCCCGTCGAGGTTGGGGTGGCAGCCGTATAG
- the virB11 gene encoding P-type DNA transfer ATPase VirB11 produces MNVAAGNTIKRDPHYFLNRALEPIKQFLDDPKAVEIAANKPGHVYVERFGADHMEHHFIDALTADEIQNIGERVAAATNQFISRSKPILSAALPTGERIQIVLPPAAPDGGSISIRKQVVNNFTLEEYRDNGSLDKVSVAVGGLSDIDRELIGHLRASRIYDFIHTAITKRVSILISGGTSSGKTTFLNACLKSVDPHERIITLEDTRELFPPQANTVHLIASKGDQGTADVTIQNLLESSLRMRPDRLFVGEIRGAEAFSFLRAINTGHPGSMSTVHADTPMGAYEQLAMMMQQAGMSAGFSKQDLMSYIQMVIPIVIQLRRDGGKRGVSEIFFARDET; encoded by the coding sequence GTGAACGTCGCGGCAGGTAACACGATCAAACGCGATCCGCACTACTTCCTCAATCGCGCCCTCGAACCGATCAAGCAGTTCCTTGATGACCCAAAGGCGGTCGAAATCGCCGCCAATAAGCCGGGCCACGTCTATGTGGAGCGGTTCGGCGCCGATCATATGGAACACCATTTCATCGACGCCCTGACGGCTGATGAAATCCAGAACATCGGCGAGCGTGTTGCGGCGGCGACCAACCAGTTTATCAGCCGTTCCAAGCCGATACTGAGCGCGGCGCTTCCGACTGGCGAACGTATTCAGATCGTCCTACCGCCGGCTGCCCCTGACGGTGGCTCGATCTCGATACGCAAGCAGGTCGTGAACAACTTCACGCTCGAGGAGTATCGCGATAACGGTTCGCTCGACAAAGTATCTGTGGCCGTCGGCGGCCTTAGCGACATTGACCGGGAATTGATCGGACACCTGCGCGCAAGCCGGATTTACGATTTCATCCACACCGCTATCACCAAGCGAGTCTCTATCCTGATCAGCGGCGGCACGTCATCCGGCAAGACGACCTTCCTTAACGCCTGCCTGAAAAGCGTGGATCCGCATGAGCGGATCATTACGCTCGAGGACACACGCGAGCTTTTCCCGCCGCAGGCGAACACGGTTCACCTGATCGCGTCGAAAGGTGATCAGGGCACTGCAGACGTGACCATTCAAAACCTGCTCGAGTCGTCGTTGCGCATGCGTCCTGACCGTCTGTTCGTCGGCGAAATTCGTGGCGCGGAGGCGTTCTCCTTCCTGCGCGCGATCAACACCGGCCATCCGGGCAGCATGTCCACAGTTCACGCCGATACGCCGATGGGCGCCTATGAACAGCTCGCCATGATGATGCAGCAAGCCGGCATGTCAGCGGGTTTTTCCAAGCAGGATCTCATGTCGTATATCCAGATGGTGATCCCGATCGTCATCCAGCTCCGCCGTGACGGCGGCAAGCGCGGTGTCTCCGAAATCTTCTTTGCCCGGGATGAGACGTGA
- the virB10 gene encoding type IV secretion system protein VirB10 produces the protein MKRSPELEAMTTADETAVSYRNAGRNQTLGMAALLLGGAVAAYFVLATANEKPRDVADSDEEFQTTTFRPPSFVRDEQKPEPEPEQEVIKLPTPPEAVEEAVDTTEFKVPAPPEVVEETPEAAPVEAFPERYKSGLIKLDQKGNGSGNGSLTGQGDSGLSVAGEDRNSKYLAAAAGLADRSAKARQIERIDAMIPEGTLIPGILETAINSDLPGQIRAITSQDVYSFDGRRILIPTGTRLIGEYQSEVTRGQKRIFVIWTRLIRDDGVSVRLNSIGTDSLGRSGLTGHVDNKFRERFGASIMLSIVGGAASYLTGYGSQEASNNSDDAARGEEIARETIAQTFSDMANTVLSENLRIPPTISVSQGERIFVYVRQDVDFSAMYDDPVTEAMKEIQRERRGR, from the coding sequence ATGAAGCGCAGCCCCGAACTTGAAGCCATGACGACGGCCGACGAAACGGCGGTCAGCTATCGCAATGCAGGACGAAACCAAACTCTCGGTATGGCCGCCCTTCTCCTGGGCGGCGCTGTGGCCGCCTATTTTGTCCTTGCGACAGCGAACGAAAAGCCACGCGATGTTGCTGACAGCGACGAGGAGTTTCAGACTACGACATTCCGGCCGCCGTCCTTTGTCCGCGACGAACAAAAGCCGGAACCGGAGCCCGAACAAGAAGTCATCAAACTGCCGACGCCACCTGAAGCGGTTGAGGAAGCCGTCGATACGACTGAGTTCAAGGTTCCAGCGCCGCCAGAGGTCGTTGAAGAGACGCCCGAAGCTGCGCCGGTCGAAGCGTTTCCCGAGCGCTACAAGTCGGGCCTGATCAAGCTCGATCAAAAAGGAAACGGAAGCGGTAACGGCAGCCTGACAGGCCAAGGCGATTCCGGGCTGAGCGTTGCCGGTGAGGACCGGAACAGCAAGTACCTGGCTGCGGCGGCGGGCCTTGCCGATCGGAGCGCTAAGGCCCGGCAGATCGAGCGTATCGACGCGATGATACCGGAGGGAACCTTGATCCCCGGCATCCTCGAGACGGCCATTAACAGCGACCTGCCCGGCCAGATTCGCGCCATTACCTCCCAAGATGTCTATTCCTTCGACGGCCGGCGTATTCTGATCCCGACCGGAACGCGCCTCATTGGCGAATATCAGTCGGAGGTGACTCGCGGACAAAAGCGTATCTTCGTCATCTGGACCAGGCTCATTCGAGATGATGGCGTTTCCGTACGCCTCAACTCGATCGGCACGGACAGCCTGGGCCGATCTGGCTTGACCGGGCATGTCGACAATAAGTTTCGCGAACGATTTGGAGCGTCGATCATGCTTTCTATCGTCGGCGGCGCTGCCAGCTATCTGACCGGATATGGCAGTCAGGAAGCCTCCAACAACAGCGACGATGCCGCACGAGGCGAAGAGATTGCACGGGAGACGATCGCGCAGACCTTTAGCGACATGGCGAATACGGTACTCAGTGAAAATCTCCGTATTCCTCCCACCATCAGCGTCAGCCAAGGCGAGCGAATCTTTGTCTACGTGCGCCAGGACGTCGATTTTAGCGCCATGTACGACGATCCGGTGACCGAAGCGATGAAGGAGATTCAACGTGAACGTCGCGGCAGGTAA